The window tgatttattttttaataaagaaaataaaataattaactatgacaaaactcaattaaaacaattaattaatttaattattgtgataattaaagtttaattaattaaaaaaattgttttggataaatgttttacaaatttatcttaaaataattttaggaaaaaaaataatatattaaaaaaaataatttaggatgaaatgagatattcattttatccccagattatttatttaaccctaaaaatataaaaaataagataaattgataaaatatttatcatatttattttaatactatgtatatttaaaaagatcaaaactaAAGTCAAAAGgctgaaagaaaaatcaatttcaaacaaccccttaaagttttaaataaaaaataaaattcataatcgggtgtagccgaaatccTATGAGATAGCTAAAGTCGAAATCGCGTTTGTTGGATGAGCATCGGATTTTCATTCAACGCTCAGGAGCAGGACGCGTACCCCGTTGCAACTAAAGACGCGCACCCAAGAAGTAGGCGATCGGTTAACGCTTCTTAGCCAGATCGCTAATGGAACGCCCAAACACCAACGACTTTGGACAGAACGCTCAGACGCGCATGAAACGATGCCGTTTCATGCGACACCTTCGTCTTCATTGCGATCGCTGGAGAAGATAATATCAAATCCACTTTTGATTTCTCAAAAGTGGAACTTCCTCCACATTCAACATTTTTGGCTGATTCAAAAGAcagaatgatcaccctaccacgttaatcatttctcatatctAAATAGGGACGATTCATCCATATTTCGGACAACTTAgggaagaacaaccaaaatatcataaatgaatttttgttgatttaatCCACTTAAAACCTCCACCAACTCAAGGATGCTATAAATACACCCTTGAGTCATTCCAAAGCCAAAAGATTAGCTCTCCAGCTTCAAAtcaaaaatttacaaaaatctGTCATTAAAACTTCAAGCTTTTGGAAATTTCGAATTTTCATTTATGGCCTTAAAACTTGGATCTGAACATACCAAAGCTTCCATAAGGATCAATgtgtgttcttcaatccttggtaagaTTGCAATCActctctaattcatatttacaatttgaatttgaaatttttatatttcaaattacataagcttgtatgcttgttgtttatggtgttttatggttggaaATCCATCATATGATCATTAATAAGCTTTTTAGATATGTTagaaacaatcaatcaacttaaaatagaaaattccaaatttgaatttaaaaaaatatatttgttgttcttgggctaattctCTTGAATCACAGCATATAAAGCTTCCtaacatgattgtaatcatgttTGAACACCTATTtggatcatttttttttatcaaaatcaaaattttcaaaataattgaaattttttagttattaatttgGTCAAAACAAATAGTTAGTATtattgttttggtaccaatcaagtatgtGAGATATAGGGAAGCCATTGGATAACTCATTTCTCCtcaaaaacaactttaaaattaaaaaaactaaattttgatcacaaactgttttgaatgatttgataatCATCTAGGTTGATTGATACcttaagatgatgatcaacatgttcttgggagctttgtgaagctacccaagatcttagatcaaagaatccGAGCTTAAaacaaagttttcaaaaatttgCACTTTTGTGTTCTTGAAAACTAAGGCTTGTTAGCCTATGACCGAGAGATCCGATCAAGAATCCTCGGTCCGGACCAAAATCAAGGATCGAAATATAGGACCGAGAATTTCAACGAGaacgagaggtccgaccaatgttcttgagataggaccgagagatccgattGAGGATTTTTATATCCAGAATTGAGAGGTtcaacctaggaccgatgaactTAGCACAAAGATGACCTATGATCGGCATGTTTATACGCCTAGAGCCCCAGAACGATGAACTTAGCCAGAGCTAACCTAGGGTTAGTGGATTTATACGCTCAAACTGATGAACTTAGGCCATAGTTAACCCAGGACCGGTGGGTTTATATACCTAGACCGGTAATCTCAATCAATGACTGAGAGCCCTTACCACCTAGATCGAGGGACTTAGGCACTTTGACCGAAGATCTTGAGCCTCGACCCAGACCGAGGGTTTTTAGATCCTGACCCATAAAATCGGACCCATGGCTTAGGACTttagtcctaaggcctgtttggtcccacttttcaaaatccaatttttttttattttggaatcctaaccattttttaaacatctcaaaaaaaataaaaaaatgatttcaaaatatttttgagatatttccaaaaaaatatattttgactaagtaatgtttggtgtttatttctataCCTTACATCTTTAGGTATAATCCTCCATAGTTATTTATCATTAGCAACtagtaccaacatttaaatattgttaattcaatattttaaatatcgCTAAAATCTATAAACATGACTGGAACcggaaaaataattagttaaagcTCAAACATTTtacaactaattttcaaaagccaattttataaatagataTCGTTTTAAAATGGGTaaggaggatgaagcgcgaaaattttctcgagtatcaccaaattacGAATACGAACTAAAAAGAAACTCTAGTAAATATGTTTGTACATACATgtatgtcaacttttattgattttttaaaaatcaattgccgactttattttaaaataaataatcttttaaattaattatttttaatttatttaaactaaaatatttctaaaaaatcaaattataatttaattattacaaatcccgaaattatttaaaattgaatatagtaattaattatttttaactaattttaaaaactgtCAAGAATCacttaaaaatcttttaaataatgttcTATTTTAAAAGAACTTTTTTGACACGcaaattgatattaaaatttctcGAACCTCAAATTTTTCTGCAAAATCAATACAAAAGGTTTTTCGggttacaataatataaaaaaataaacttatacaTTAAACCTTATTTTAGGTacttcttttaaatatttgtttccaaaatttttcttaaCCAAATCATAAGATTAAAACATTAagatttcatataaaaatattggtgtatttttaaaataaaataaataatttagttttaaaataaaaattagtttttttcttaaaatacaaacatgtttgaaaaaacataaagtATTATTAAATAAGAAGATTATGCTTTTTAAACTTTAGTTGAATTAAAATACTTGTAATcctatttgattataattagaattaaaattagaattgaattattattattattaaaatattaggtTAACACAATTAATTAGATACTTAAAGTGTGAAGAGTTTTGTCTGGttgaattttaatgaaataaaaaatttgttcgATATGTTAACttcataaatttcaaaaacaaaatgttaGTTCGACATTTTATCTTcctcaattaaaaaataaaatatcgagacagttaatttttaaaattaaataaaaatgatgttttaagatattttatttaaaaaataaaaaaataaaaataaaattataattcaaaactaaaaattctgaaattttataaaattaaattaaatttcattataattataattataattataattataattataattcacatttccatttttcatcttaaaacCCTATCCACTTTAATAACTGTAATTATGTCCcattataatttatcaaatgcTATAGATTTTTGGGTTTTGCCTACAAGTCataactattaatttaattatttgtcccttatttttataaattattaattttataaataatattttcgttctaaattttatattaatttttaaatatataatatataattttgttacacttgtcataataaataaatataaaatatatttctcattaattttaaattgaagttaACTCAtctagttaaatatattttattttaatttttatcaagaTAAGGATTTTGTTCGGATCAACCCACTCTACCAACTAGCTAGTATTCAAACCCActctatttttaaaaagtacaattatttaataaatttaaaattatattctgAATACttataagttaataattttaaattaattttttttttattttaaaattttaattcagtttataatatatatatatatattattttaaatgaaaataattgtgtGCCCGGGTGACTGATCCTGCCATAAGGGGCGCTGTAAAATGCACAAGTGTCTAGCTCTAATATTgccattttatttaataatattaatatatatatatatatattataattaattttatttaaaattaataacacaATATTATACTATTTTGTCTAAAAAAATGTACAtgcataataaaataataaatataaatatttatcaattatttaaaatttataaaaatataatacaatatatatgttaattattttagttttaatttttttttaaaaaaaatataatacttgtttattatattttatatatttatatatatatatatatatatatatatatatattaatgcaaattaaaaaatacagtgttaaataaaatttgttgatttttttttgttttaaattataatgctaaatacatcaattaatttttgtttcgatgacatatattttataaatttatttatatatataaatatttaataacttcAAAACACTAACatgaaaaagataataaaatatattgtatttaaatatattaggtttttattttaatattttgaatattaattaaatagttagaataatgattttaaaaatattttataattttaaaaaataaaataataatagttaaataaaaactaattattttttatttaaaatgtaattggttaaataaaaataaattatatatttgaataaaatttatttaagattaacttttaaattaatgagaaatatttttcagaattatttgttattatataaaaaaatcagacattttaaaatgattttaaattattaaaaaaaatatttatttatttgtaagtttttataataataattattattattaatcttatttctcATTTAAGCATCATATATCTTGTATCTGATCTGTTTCATGATCTGTCTTAAGTCTCTCAGGCTCTCGGCCAATGCATGGTCAGAGACTCAGAATAGAGAAACGTATTAAAATTTTGGTCATTATGCATTTTGTCCTTGtctatcaaaaacatgttaacagCTATATATGCTGCACTCTGCCCCTTTGGCAGCCTTTTTGATCTCTTATTTATCAGGTGCTcagtatattttgtttttcacttCTCAGATTTTatacacttttattttatgcaaaataaaaacaacaaattttTTTGAAGAAGTTGTCACGACTCTTCAGTCATCATGATCCCTATTCATTAATTTGTCGTTTCTAATAACTTTTTGCATGATTATGAGATGTCTGCGGGACTCATCCCAAGCACAATTCtggttaaataatttaaatgggCAGCACATATACAGAGTCAAATTAACATGCATATATTAATAGATTtgacaactatatatatatatatgaagcaAAATATGAGATATACAAAAATTTGAATAACAATGAGATGTACGAAAGGCATGATATGATGAAAGGTTAAACATAATATTGGAAAGTAGGGTTTTGAATCAGAAATCATTGGACCCATGTTCATGATCATCTTCCTTACTTTTATTCTATGATCAAatcacctttttttttctttttttgcagCAATATTTGCCATAATATCACGCCTATGTTTCCCACTTCCAAAGTACACACATGAACCATCACAGAAAGTGCCCTCCCTATTCTCAATTCATAGAGAGAAAGATCTATCTAGATTGCTTTTTGCTTGTGAAAATAAACCCTTTGAAGTAAGCCAAGAGGTATTTTAGACATGAATTGTCTTGGGGATCCTAATGTGGATACTAGATAGCAAATCCTTTTGAAAGTAAATTTAGTGGTCCGACCGAAATAATGTACGATCATATGATATGGACTATGTTATATCTTGTTGTTAGTAAAATATGAGATATCTAGATCATTGTATTAATATGTTGATCCACATGTATTACTTGTAAAAATTTTAAGGTAACATCTTgatcataacaaaatatatataatggacAATCTTCAAAAAtcaatcatataattttataatgcaGAACCCTAAATTGTCATCATTATGACACATATTGTTACAAAAGTGAATCCagattaaaaaatgaaaaaaaatatatatatatatgtaagataaaggattgtttaatatgtttatttttttatgaaaaaaatataaatttcatttcAAACATTAACATGGAAGTACACTCTATGACAAGTACTCagcataatatattattgttaatattattatttcttatgcTAAACAAGTAACCTTGTTTGTCGGTATAAATGGTGAGAATTTGAACACccttaattaatgtttaaactaATTCAAATCCTTGGTCACGGCAAGCAAGCCATTGAGACATTATTTATTGGGAGAGTTGTCGGttatatttacaatattaaCTAATGTCCATTAACAAACTCTTTCTTAGCTactttctgtttttttaaagtaaaaaataacttaacttcttattatttattatttataacttaactaatcattaatatatatttttgaaaatggtgCTCAACACAAAAACtttacaaaattgaaaaaaaaaacattttaataaagcACTGCGACAAAAAAGTTGTTCAccaataatcaaataaaaagaataaatttcaaCGAGTacgaaaattttcaataaataactaatcattaataatattaaaagagattacaaaataaacaataacaaaaGACACTGATTTATCACAGTTTACCAAAATAAAACATCTACATCCACAATgtaaggttatatatataatgtatggTCCCCTAAAATCTTAACGGATACAAAACTAGACCAAAAACGATGCTctcaatttaaaaatgttagttTTCTAAAATGTCTGACCGCACATTTAAATCATTTCAACTAaatcaatatcaatattttatctaaaactttataatctctaaaatattttcataatatataattccTAAGTGTATTACCATTacaatatatcatttttttaatatcctTGTATCAAGATTGTatacccaaacaaaaatatattatttattatatcaaacAGTATAGAGTTACTCAACAAGTAtaacttttataataatttagcctaaatagtatttataattttggttCAAATAAAGCCAATGAATGAAGCACGCTCTGGTGAAGTTTTAAAAGCCAggaaagtaataataataagacaGACAAAAGTagcatttaatatataaaaagaaaaataaatgaaaatgacgAATGATGATCGTACCGTTGCTGAAGAAACAGCAGCAGAGCACATAGAATAGTTAATGAAGTAGTAGGGTAGAAAAGAAATTGCAGAAGCAGCAGCATGCAACAGTTCACATCCATGgttaggagagagaaagagatttTAAATTAGGTCTTCTTCTTACCAACTGGTGGTTAAAGATTGAACTCCTAGACCTAATACCATTAACAACAATGAATCAATATATAATACCAAACTCAGTTCTAGCTGTAACCTGTAAAGACAACAACTTTAAAACAGGGGATgcagaaaaaaaagaagaaaaaaaaaccagACTTATGATTTCTTTCTCGATTTAAtgcttgtttgtttgtttgtgttacCTCACACACGTGGGTGAGTTTACAGATGGCGAATTTATGAAGGCAAATAGTCGatgttttcaataataaatttaaatttctgaATCAGATGTCcttcttgatatatatatatatatagagagagagatgaaaAGTTCTTCATCTTTTAAGTATTCCGGCCAAGAAAGACTGCATCGGCGAATCGGAGGTTTTTTGCTCCCCACGATACACACAGCCATCGCCGGTTTCCaggtattaattttataaaatatttctagattTCCACGAATCCTTCTTAGCTGCTGCCTGCCGGACAAATTTTGTTCGGGGTCCCctgttttttttctctctctctctaccttttttctttctttctttctttctatgtAGTGGGTATCTGTACTGAGCTAGCCATAATGAATAATAATGGTTTGTAAAGAATATATGCTAGAAACCCGTTGGTCTGTTAATGGCTTTTGTAAGCTAAAGATTGATCCTTTTTTCTTGGTTTTTGTTATTTCTAACGTTGGTCATCTAAATTTCCATTCTTGGTAGGTTAtcaattgttattaattttggAGAAAGAGAAAGGAGAATATGTCTACTTATTTCAATAAGGATCAATCTCTATCAAGTTCGTATGTTGAATCGTCACCTAACATGATGTatagtcatcatcatcataataataataattactcttcgtcttcttcttccccCTTTCAAGAAATTTCAACAAATGGTGAAAAACAGAGTAGGTTACCGGAGAATGATTTCAATTCATGGAGAGATAatcagcttcttcttcttcatggtGGCGGCGGCGGTGGTGGTACTCAAGAATTATCTCTCAGTTTAAGTCCTCATATGCAAATGCCTCCGTTTTTGGGTTGTTCTAATTTGTCGATTTCAGCTCATGATAACCTTAGATTACAGGAAGACGACCATTTAAACAATCTTATGCAAATCGATCATAACGGCGGCCATGGCCATGGTCATGGTCATGGTCATATTTCAAGAAGCTTTCCTAATTCAAAGTACTTAAGAGTGGCTCAAGAATTGCTTGACGAGGTTGTTAATGTCCGGAAAGCCCTGAAACGTCGCGATTCCAACATGGAATTACAGCCAAagaaggataataataataatacatcatCGCCACAAGATTGCTCCGGCAGCAAAGTCAGAACCGAGCTTTCCTCCGTCGAAAAACACAATCTTCAGGAGAAATTGACAAAGCTTATAGCTATGTTGGACGAGGTAATAGATTGATTTGATAGCAATTTGTACACAACAACCTGTTTGATTAAATCCTTATTTGATTTGTAGGTGGATAGAAGATACAAGCAGTATTACAATCATATGCAAATAGTGGTATCCTCTTTTGAAACGGTAGCCGGAAACGGAGCGGCGAGGCCGTACACGGCGTTGGCAGTTCAGACTATCTCCCGCCATTTCCGATCTTTGCGTGAAGCGATAACAGGACAGATGAAATTAACTAGGAAGAGCCTTGGAGAGGAAGAAGATATAAACGGGAATATCAAAGGAATCGGAATTTCAAGACTCCGGCATGTCGATCAGCAACTCCGGCAACAGAAACAGCTTGGTATAATGCAACAACATGCATGGCGACCTCAAAGAGGCTTACCGGAAAACTCTGTTTCTATACTTCGTGCTTGGCTATTCGAACACTTTCTTCATCCGTAAACTCTCTATCTATCTATCGAATTCTTTTACTAGAATAAAATTAGGTTAATTTTGATTCATGTTTCTGGTTTTGAAGGTACCCAAAAGATTCTGATAAGATTGTTTTAGCAAGAGAAACTGGTTTGACAAGAAATCAGGTTTCAAATTGGTTCATTAATGCAAGAGTTCGTCTATGGAAACCAATGGTGGAAGAGATGTATAAAGAAGAGTTTGGAATACCGGAAATGGGTTCCAAATCCTCATCCGACCTCGGGTCTTCACCCCCCGCCGCTGCCGGAGCCGTCGAAGAAATGGAAATGGTGCCCGGAAATCTGACAATATCAGAAATGGATCACGATGGAAGTGTTTTCCAAGATGCAATCTGGTTTGGGAATAACGGCGGTGGTGGTGGCGGCGGCGTGTCTCTGACTCTAGGATTGCATAACCTTGGGGAGAATTATCGACTTCCAATCTCAACCGGAGATCTTAATCAATTTAACAATACGGTAAGATCTGACGGTCACGGTGCTCATGTTTATAACATTAATGTTGGATCAGATGCGGCGGcggcttcttcttcttcgcatCTCTTATTACATGATTTTGTAGCTTGAttctgtttgtttgttttcattTCCTTTATGTAAAGACACAtgaaatctattaaataaaccaattttgggtctttttttttatatatatatatccgtTTAAATCAAAACGTTACATAAATTGGCTTCATTTGAAAGTATTTTGTGTTTGTATCATGTATAACTAAAAATTCAATTTGTGCTAAAACTTACAATTTTGATCACCAATGATCTCCGCAACTGCATTCTCCGTCCTTAAAAAGATGAAATCGATTAGCATCCCTTACCAAGAATTCTCTTTGAACGATCTTCGATATATACTTTGTGAATGTATGACAATCACCACAAACGCGGAGATTCTTCATCACCTGCAAAGGCATCCCCGGTTTCGTGTTCAACAGTCCAAACGCTATCGCCAACCTTTCACTATGCCCGCATAGCATGTCTCGTTTCTCGTCCTCCTCCACGTCGTGGAGTACCGATTGCACATCCGCAACATAACCTTCTTTCTCCATTAATCCCGAAAGCACGTCAAGTAAATCCTTCACATCTTCGTATTGTTCAAACGATTTATCTCCGGTTCCAAATACGTATACTTTGTTACGAATCTCAATCCAACTGCAACCGGGATCCTTTCTGAGCCCTTTTGTTTTCAAACATCTTCGTATTCTCCTCACATCGTCCCATTTCTTTAAAGACGCGTACACGTTCGATATTAGAACGTAATAACCCGTATCATTTGTATTTAGTTCCAACAAACGCTCGGATACTCGCTCTGCAACTTCTACATTGCCAATTGCCCGAGAACCACTTAGTAAGGCTCCCCAAATACTTGCATCCGGTTTAAATGGCATCGAGAGCACAAACTCCTCCGCTTCTTCTAAAAGACCCGATCGCGAGAGAAGATCCACCATGCAGGCGTAATGCTCCATCCTCGGTTCGATATTGAAGTCCATTCGCATCCGACGAAAGTAATCTCGGCCTTCGTCCACTAATCTAGAATGGCTACACGCGAACATTATGGCAACAAACGAAACTTGATCGGGCACAACCCCAGTTTCTATCATTTCGCCGAAGGCTTTCACAGCTTCGGTTCCCTTCCCGTACATCCCATAAGTTGAGAACAAAGTCGTCCACGTTACGACATCTTTCATTCTCATACGATCGAATACGGTCAACGCGTTCTTCAAGATACCACATTTCGAATACATTTCTATCAACGCGTTTTCAATTGCAACATCCGTCGACTCAAACTCAAACGACTGTTTCATTACACAAGCGTGAATCTCCTTCCCAAGTCGCTTAGCCGCAAACGAAGAACACATAGGCAACGCGGACAAAACCGTAGTTCGGTCTGGTTTCAGTCCCTCGGTTATCATTTTACGAATCGAGTTAAACCCGAGGACGCACTCCTTAGAATGCGCACATGCAGAAACGAGGGAATTCCACGTTACAATGTCACGTATATTCATGCTTTCGAATTGTTCAATAGAATCCTCCAATAAATCGCATTTTGCGTACATGTCAATCAAACAATTGCCAACGACTATACTCGAGTTGTATCCGGTTTTAACAATATCACCGTGGAGTCCTTTCCCTAGATTAATGTTCACCAATAGACCCGACATGGAGATCATCGTGATGTAAGTTATGGGATCCGGTTTCACTTCCATCTTCATCGCATTCAGAAGCTCAATCGATTTCGAATGAAATCCATTCCGGCTACAGCAGTTGATTAAAGAGTTCCACGAGACCAAATCCTTAAACCGCGTCTGCTCGAAAACTGTCTCAGCAGCCATCACGTTTCCGAATCGTGAGTACATATTAAGAAGAACATTACTCGCAGTTGTGTCGCAGTCGCATCCTTTCCTGATCATGTAGCCATGGACCAATTTTCCCAACCTGAAGTCTCCAACTTGACAACAAGCTTGAACAACAGACGTTATGGTTAACGAATCCGGTTCAAAATTATGCACCATTTCTAGGAACAGCTTCATGGATTCATCAAACAATCCAGACTGAAAATATCCACAGATTACAGTGTTCCAAGTGACTGTGTCTCTAACGACCATATCATTGAATAAAACTCCACAATCGATAGGCATGTCAAATTTGAAATAGATCGAAAGCAAAGCATTTCCCACGACAACATCGGTTTTAATTCCTATCTTCTCAACCAATCCATGAACCATCTTACCTTCTTCAACTGCAACCAAGCCTCCACAAGCAGGCAAAACTCCCAAAATCGTATAACAATCTGATGCCACTCCGGCCATTCTTGACTGGAAAAACATGTGCAGAGATTCTTCCCAGTATTCATTTGAACTATACCCTGAAATCAAACTGTTCCAAGATACTGTATCTCTCTCTGGCATTTTGTCAAACACTTTAAGTGCACAATCCAATTCTTTGAATCGTGAATACATATCTATAAGAGCATTACCTATGTACAAATCCAGCTCAAAACCCATATCAATTACATGAATGTGAACAAGCCTACCCATCTCAAGGTCTGGCAAACCTGCGCAAGCATTGATTACAGAAGGGAAGGTGTAAGCGTCAGGTTGGAGTTGTAATTTCTTCATTTGTTTGTAAAGGTCCAATGCTTTAGAGTGTAACCCATTCCGTGTTATGGCTCTAATAATTGAATTCCATTGATAAATATTGTTTGTAAATGAAACTCCGCTGAAAATCAATAATGCAGCCGTTGGTTCCTTGAACTGGCCATACTTGCTAATAAGTCTTCCAGAGAAGAAGGCGGACCGGTCAAGACCCACAATTATAATCTTCGAGTGGACCTTGTGAAGATGTCTTGAACATGTTACGGAAGATAAAGCTTTAGACAAAGAATTATAAATGGTTTCGTGACCTCGCATTGCAGATATCTGCGTATATTATCGTTCCTGGTCAACTTTatcgattttttattttggagatTCCCCAACTATTCATCGCGAGcccttcttctcctcctccgcAATGATACCATTCGAATTGGCCGTTGGAGCGATTACAAAAATTTGACTCAACGATTTTGTTGTAGATTGCtgatttttaacttatatataataaaaaataaaaaaaaatacgagAGATTtgctataatatatatatatataatccatcATCTTATCATTTCTTAACAACAAATAACCTTAAGTGACAATAATTTGATTGACAAAATGCTTTTTTATGGAGGTCTTGAttcttaaagtaaaaaaaatagaattatttaaa is drawn from Impatiens glandulifera chromosome 3, dImpGla2.1, whole genome shotgun sequence and contains these coding sequences:
- the LOC124930775 gene encoding BEL1-like homeodomain protein 7, which gives rise to MSTYFNKDQSLSSSYVESSPNMMYSHHHHNNNNYSSSSSSPFQEISTNGEKQSRLPENDFNSWRDNQLLLLHGGGGGGGTQELSLSLSPHMQMPPFLGCSNLSISAHDNLRLQEDDHLNNLMQIDHNGGHGHGHGHGHISRSFPNSKYLRVAQELLDEVVNVRKALKRRDSNMELQPKKDNNNNTSSPQDCSGSKVRTELSSVEKHNLQEKLTKLIAMLDEVDRRYKQYYNHMQIVVSSFETVAGNGAARPYTALAVQTISRHFRSLREAITGQMKLTRKSLGEEEDINGNIKGIGISRLRHVDQQLRQQKQLGIMQQHAWRPQRGLPENSVSILRAWLFEHFLHPYPKDSDKIVLARETGLTRNQVSNWFINARVRLWKPMVEEMYKEEFGIPEMGSKSSSDLGSSPPAAAGAVEEMEMVPGNLTISEMDHDGSVFQDAIWFGNNGGGGGGGVSLTLGLHNLGENYRLPISTGDLNQFNNTVRSDGHGAHVYNINVGSDAAAASSSSHLLLHDFVA
- the LOC124930774 gene encoding pentatricopeptide repeat-containing protein At3g03580 translates to MRGHETIYNSLSKALSSVTCSRHLHKVHSKIIIVGLDRSAFFSGRLISKYGQFKEPTAALLIFSGVSFTNNIYQWNSIIRAITRNGLHSKALDLYKQMKKLQLQPDAYTFPSVINACAGLPDLEMGRLVHIHVIDMGFELDLYIGNALIDMYSRFKELDCALKVFDKMPERDTVSWNSLISGYSSNEYWEESLHMFFQSRMAGVASDCYTILGVLPACGGLVAVEEGKMVHGLVEKIGIKTDVVVGNALLSIYFKFDMPIDCGVLFNDMVVRDTVTWNTVICGYFQSGLFDESMKLFLEMVHNFEPDSLTITSVVQACCQVGDFRLGKLVHGYMIRKGCDCDTTASNVLLNMYSRFGNVMAAETVFEQTRFKDLVSWNSLINCCSRNGFHSKSIELLNAMKMEVKPDPITYITMISMSGLLVNINLGKGLHGDIVKTGYNSSIVVGNCLIDMYAKCDLLEDSIEQFESMNIRDIVTWNSLVSACAHSKECVLGFNSIRKMITEGLKPDRTTVLSALPMCSSFAAKRLGKEIHACVMKQSFEFESTDVAIENALIEMYSKCGILKNALTVFDRMRMKDVVTWTTLFSTYGMYGKGTEAVKAFGEMIETGVVPDQVSFVAIMFACSHSRLVDEGRDYFRRMRMDFNIEPRMEHYACMVDLLSRSGLLEEAEEFVLSMPFKPDASIWGALLSGSRAIGNVEVAERVSERLLELNTNDTGYYVLISNVYASLKKWDDVRRIRRCLKTKGLRKDPGCSWIEIRNKVYVFGTGDKSFEQYEDVKDLLDVLSGLMEKEGYVADVQSVLHDVEEDEKRDMLCGHSERLAIAFGLLNTKPGMPLQVMKNLRVCGDCHTFTKYISKIVQREFLVRDANRFHLFKDGECSCGDHW